The nucleotide window agttttcTGAAAGCCAACAGTAAGAGgtcttttcacaataagagtctTCTCGTTAACTCACAGGAGAGGGCAGACATGACACTGCTGCCCCCCTGTGGTCAGTACAGGCTGTGCAGAGGTAGGATGGAGgtgtttttggtcttttccagcagtttctctctcaGCGTTGGTTTCCTGACTTCCAACCACACGTATCGAGGGTTTTCTACAGGTGGAGGTTGCCCGGCCGGAATGAACGCCACCTTCTCTCCGTCCTCGTTGCGTTGGACGCGGTCGGGCACCAGTGCCACCAGCGTGTTGAAGCAAACGCCGTCCGTCTTCCCATGCTGCCGGCCGTTGTGCTGCAGGCTGAAGACGCCCAGCGTGTTGACGTCGTGGTCATGGTACGCAGACGGCATGGCCTCCTGCACCACCATGTTGGCCGCCCAGGTCACGGCATGGGTCTTCACCGCCGCTGCTGTCGGGAGGTGGAGCCCTGGGGCTGTGGGACAGACaggtgggggaggggagctgaatttaaatgtttgtcaaaaactaaaaaccaaATTAAAACTCTCCTGAATAAATGAAAGGACGTCAGAGCTGAGCACGTTTAAAATCAATCATAGTCTTAATACGGATCATTTATATTATAGATATCTATCACATTTAATATGATCCGAGTATAATTATCAAATGTTTGGTTCCACCTGGAGAAATTACATGAATCTTGTTAGAGTTTAATTATAATTAGCATCAACATCTGAAAAGGTTGCTCTTCATCAGCCAATGAAGAGTCGGAGCAGTTTGGTACCTTTGAGGAgcaggatccagatctgctCGTCAGAGTTGGTGAAGACGAGGACGAGTCTCTGCAGCACGTGACGGCAGCTCAGGTCCACCGGTAACGTGACAGGATGCCAGGGATCCTGACGGTACCTGAAAGCAGCACAGCAGCCCGGGTCAGCCTGTTTCCACCACTGACACTAAACGCAGAACAAAGATGGCAGCTTTAACGTGGTCGTACTTGAGTCCGCAGTCGATGAGACGGAGGATGTCTCGTCCTCTCAGAGGGAGGACGGACTGTCTGTCCCACCAGGACGCCTGAAGAGACTCCTGATCTGCTGCTGGCAGACTCTTGATGTTTCCACCTGACACACGGAGATAAGGTGAGATTTAGTTCAACTGTTGTTTCTATTTACATCtaatgatcattttcattttctctgagaTGAACTGATGTTAATATAAATAGTTACCGAACAAAACTGATGTTTAGCTGAGTTTCATCCAAATCCTACATTTTTAACTGAATTTTCCGAATATCAGACAAATTAAATGTCTGTGAACGTTAGGAGCCGGTTCATGTAGGTGGagtaggtggcgctgtttcTCCAGTCAGGTGCTGTTACACACCTGCAGAAGAAGAGTCAAAGCTCTGAACGCTGTCTCGTCATTGGTCCAGAGgtgatgatgttttcactgactCACTGAATCTAAACTTTATCTTTTAACCATCGTTCCATTGTGTCGATTCTGTCGCAGtgacgagtgtgtgtctgtgtgtgtctgtgtgtgtctgtgtgtgtgtgaacatgtgacctctgacctgtgactcTGGCGAGGAAGATGAAGCGGATCCACTGAGGTCCCTGCTCCTGGATCAGCAGCAACGTGATTGGCTCACAAtcaaaccccgcctcctccttcacctgcagacaaacagcttCAACAcaagtgtgcgtgcgtgtgtgtgtgtgtgcgtgcgcacgtgtgtgtgtgtgttgtctcacctccctcctcagTGCCTCCCCCAGActctcccccacctccaccctccCTGCAGGAAGGTACCACAGTTTGTAACAGTCCTGCTTCGCCTCCTGCACCATCAGCACCTCCTCctaatggacacacacacacacacacacacacacacacacacacacacacacacgctgtgaaCCTGGagtgtgtgtacagatgtgttggggggggcgGGGCGTCCCTCACCTTGTCGTTGAAGATGACCCCGCAGACGATGTAGGTGACGTTCTTCCTCAGAGTCGCAGGTTTGCTCTGGTCCAGACCAACGTCACAGccgctgacctctgacccctgaccagccagcagctgctccacctgctcctccacctgccgACGCCCCTCCTCCGTCACCTCcatttctacacacacacaggaagtcaaCCAGGGTCAGAACTAGAATCTAAACCAGGGATAGGACCAGGACCGGAGTCAGTACAAGAACCAGGACCTGAACCAGGGATAGGACCAGGACAAGAACCTAAGCCAGGGtcagaaccaggaccagagtTGGAACTAGGaccagaaccaggaccagagccAGGACCAGAACCTGAACCAAGGATAGGACCTGAACCAGGGTCAGAACCAGGGCAAGAGTCCGAACTAGGACCAGAACTAGAACCTGAGTCAGAACCTGGACAAGTGTTGTAACTAccctattttattttgtaaaggcACCGTGTCACTTCCGGTCAAAGCGGATCAGAAGTTAATGATCTGAAGTGAGTGACGTCAGGCAGAAAAATCCGTTTTCCAAAAACGTCTCAAGTGGAAACAACTGAAATCAAACACgtgatgaaaacatgacgtCAATAACAAGACGAACCTTCGTGACGTTGACAACAAAGTTGGTTTCCGCTCATCAGCTGAttctactgctgctgcttccgGTTTCCCATCCTACACCTCATCTAAACAGGAAGTGGACTCATAGTTCCGCTCCATGACTttcaaaacaatatatttatatgtatatacaccGTATATGTTTTGTATGGAGTAATATTTATTGTGAGATCAAAAGTAATTTCCCTTCCCGCAGAACTGTCCCTTGTAATTGAGTATTTACATTtctctgtacttttacttttactgcagTTGTGGATCTCAGTTCTTCTTCCACCGGATTCTGGAGCAGCTTGACATTTACCCTTGGCGTCTTCTACttgggttttattgtgaaacgTCGAGTCGGAAGTCACGTGTTTTGTAGTCCTGTAGCTTGGTGGTGTTGTAACGTGAAGTAAGGTCACACAGGATGCTAACAGGAGCTAACAGGAGCTAACCGGAGCTAACCGGAGCTAACAGGAGCTAACCGGAGCTAACTCCGGTTTTTACCGACACTTTCTGTCTCCGGTGATTTTTAACGATGATCAGATGAACCATAAAAACCCCGTTAGACCGTGACACGTCGGTGCTTCCGGTCAAACAGGTGAGTGAAGCTGAACGAACATCTCTGATGTTTGAACTTCATCATGAACTCAGATTGTAAACAAGAAACTCCTCCATCATCTCTAACTTCACCTCTTTACTTCATCAGCTGTTACTCAAACACTGGAGGTGACATCTCCTGACACATTGAAATACTAATACAACACTATAAAGTACAAGTACTCAGTCTTTTATTACTGATGGAGTTTATTCTGAATCATTTATCTGGTGTGATGATAAATGTGGTGGGAAATAATGAAGTAgaataaaacatgcaaaagtaaaacaaataaagtcaaGTATCTAAAAGACTGTAATTAAATAGATTGTTAAACCTCCACCACGCTTGTTTTGTCtcttaaaaaataatacaaatgtaattgtataattaaaatatatatacagtatgtatacataaaaaaatgttgacgTGAAAAAATCAGAGgtgaatgtattttttcttgaaaatgaaatgtacatttattataaataattgtgTCTGTTATTAGATTAATTTAATCATGAGTCAAATGATTGTTTCAGTTCTTCTCATTGTGTTAAATCATTGATTAATCAGACAATTattaaatcaatgaatcaatccATCGTTCAGTCagaacatcagaaaacagtgagaaatgttttttatgacGTTATTTGAATGTGACATAAAACTTCTCAcgtttaattttctttaatgaTTTTGTCTCCAGTGTTTCCTAAAGTCCTCAACCTGattcacttcctgctgcttcacCTCTGACTAgttctcagccaatcagagctcctccagctctgagTCGTGGTGTGTTCACAGACCTCAGGTTCAGTGTCTGTCATCTCTAACCTGACACCAGGTGGTGCTCAGTGATCCGTTCAGTCCGACTTGAACAAGTGGTCATTAGAGGAACTGCTGGTGTTCCTCGAAACTCCAGGTCAGCGGATTCCTGACGATGGCACGTCACAGTAAACTGCAGAAGCAGATCCTGGCTCTGTATCGTCACTTCCTGCGGGCCGGGCAGGACAAACCGGGCTTCATCCCCCGTATCCGAGACGAGTTCAGGGAGAACGCTCGCATCAAGAAGACGGATGTGATGCACATCGAGTATCTGTACCGGCGAGGACAAAggcagctggagcagctgaagGACGTCAACACCAAACAGCTGGGCTCCTTCTCCAAACCCCAGGACCAGAGCTGACCTCCGACCTGCAGCCACGTCATGTGACCTCAAACACCAACGGATACCTCACAAACACGCTGCGTTCAAGTACAGCAGGAACTCGAGAGCTCAGTGTGAAGAACAGTCGATGTGATAAATGTAGAACTTGGAAACTTCAAGTGactatgggtgtgtgtgtgtgttggggatgTGAAgtaagaaaatgttgaaaaaataaaagcaagtaCAATTTATTGTCATTTACTCAAGTATTGTACTTATCTAAGGTACATGAATTTAAACACTGCTTGAGTATCTTTACCTCAACCAATGAGGCTCTGTTCACTCCTACATggttatgagtgtgtgatttgatctagtgaatttaaatgtggtttcatggtGCGACTATGAGATTTATATTCTACTACATTTCAAGGAAATATAATGTTTCTTACGGCAGATTTAGTTACTTTACAGTgacattttttaacatattaaaacatgaagagttTAAATAATATCTTGGcttttttcatgaataaaatTACACAACCAATAAATACACAGTCGCCAGAAAACAATCAACATatacaaaatttaaataaataaaactgtttctcaatttattcaatatttcttTATGTCAAAACCTGAAATATTACACACTAAACTGTTCCTGAGTTTATACAAACCGAATGATCTGTTAATCtcaaaataatcaatcaaaGCACTATTATTACCAAAGTAATAATTAGGCCTGCACAAAACAATGCACCAGTTATAATAATGTAAAGCTATGATATATGACACATTAAGTACTTGTATCTGAATTCTTCAACCCaaatttcaaactttttaaataataaaaataaagttgaacGTGTGGATGTTGTGGTTGTTCCTGCTGTGGCCGCTGGGGGCGGCAGCAACAGCAGAGtctcagagcagaagagaagaagagacgaagagacgtaaacaggaagtgagagttCTGTTTTCATCGTGTTTCTTGTGATTTGTGTGAAAGTCGCAGGTTTTAGCTTCAGGTCTCAGATCAACGTGAACTCGTCCGgtggtttgttttctgcttttcccGCTGGTTCCTGGTTTTATTCGTTACTTCGCGTGTGTTTCAGTCATGTCCGGTTCACAGATGACGAACGCTCAGTTACTTCAGCaggtaagaaaataaaatgacgTTAAAGATAAAGTCGAATCATTTAAAGTTGTGATTTAACATCTTTTCACTCTGTtcttaaacatgtaaaaacctCACACAGCTGCAAACATCTGTCCGTCGATTCATTCATCGATCATCAGCAGGAAATGAATCTTCATTCTcataaaacaagagaaaacattgTTACTTTTAAATTTGGCTCGAACAAGAGGAAGCTGTCGACTGAAACTAACAGAATGAAGCAGAAAACCGGAAACAGACTAAAACAAAGTGATACCAGGaggtttgtgtgtcagcagcgagtttcttcttcatgtgcagaaacacagactCGTATCGTGTCACAGTTGGAATGTGTGTAAAACGTTCATTTACGTCTTTGATGGGTTTGTTATGTCAAATCAAACCTGAGACCAAACTCCACTGTGACGTTTGTAAGATGCTCAACATGTTCAAATGATCCTGCTCCctcctgcaggtggcgctgctgCGCTGGCTGTCCTCTGAGACCCAGGAGGACCGGAGGCTTCTGGCCGCGGTGACGGGCATCCAGGTCGGCAGGGAGCTGCTGAACCGGATCACCGGTCAGGACAAAGTGGACACGTGCAAGGTGCTGATGTGTTTCATCACAGTAACAACTGCACTCTGTGGTCCGCACTTTGTGGTgctcattctgtgtgtgtgtgtgtgtgtgtgtgtgtgtgtgtgtgtgtgtgtgtgtgtgtgtgtgtgtgtgtgtgtgtgtgtgtgtgtgtgtcctcagagagaGTGTATCCTCAGCATCTCAGAGTTTGTCCGTCAGAACCCTGGAGCTTCGCAGGACGTGATCAACGctgaggtggagaagagagtTCTGCTTTTTGCGGCTCAAGTCAAAGCTGTGGACGCGACACCGTtattctgatttattaaacatgtgaaaaacCTCAACAgcttttatctgtttatctgaAACGCTGTTAActctacattttaaaacacgttcttttacattttactatGGGTTCATGTAAGTTTTAATTTATGTTCTGTCATTAACCAATAAACTGATAGTATGAGACGTCTGCATTAACACTTTCCACCTCAAGAAGAAACTGAGGCAGAACTTCAGTACGAGTCCTTCAGTCTTTGGAAGGTTCTTGGATTTACCATCTTgtgaaacaaaacacttttctctctgtaccTTAAAGAtgacttttcacaataaaagcctctgTGAAGTCACAGCCTCCTTCTTTATGCAGAAAGTGATTGGGTGAATAACGAGCTGATTATTAACTGGAAGTGTGTCAACATGTTTTAATCTGTCAAGTCGAGGACGaagctgcttcctgtctcaGTTGATCTATAGAATGATCTATATAAACAGTTCTCTGTTTTAACAACCTGGtgatttttattaatgtttggTGTTTTATTGACTCCTTCTACAACCGAATAACCACAAAACTATGGTGTATACATTTtaactactaaaaaaaacatgaatccagatatttcttctctgcaggacagagaacaattcaatttgatttttttcaagGCGAGAGAAACTTCTGcgaacaattttttttttaaatcc belongs to Hippoglossus stenolepis isolate QCI-W04-F060 chromosome 9, HSTE1.2, whole genome shotgun sequence and includes:
- the nudt18 gene encoding 8-oxo-dGDP phosphatase NUDT18 isoform X1, with translation MSGNQLCCQRHEEMEVTEEGRRQVEEQVEQLLAGQGSEVSGCDVGLDQSKPATLRKNVTYIVCGVIFNDKEEVLMVQEAKQDCYKLWYLPAGRVEVGESLGEALRREVRQHTHTRAHAHTHTRTHTCVEAVCLQVKEEAGFDCEPITLLLIQEQGPQWIRFIFLARVTGGNIKSLPAADQESLQASWWDRQSVLPLRGRDILRLIDCGLKYRQDPWHPVTLPVDLSCRHVLQRLVLVFTNSDEQIWILLLKAPGLHLPTAAAVKTHAVTWAANMVVQEAMPSAYHDHDVNTLGVFSLQHNGRQHGKTDGVCFNTLVALVPDRVQRNEDGEKVAFIPAGQPPPVENPRYVWLEVRKPTLREKLLEKTKNTSILPLHSLY
- the nudt18 gene encoding 8-oxo-dGDP phosphatase NUDT18 isoform X2; the encoded protein is MSGNQLCCQRHEEMEVTEEGRRQVEEQVEQLLAGQGSEVSGCDVGLDQSKPATLRKNVTYIVCGVIFNDKEEVLMVQEAKQDCYKLWYLPAGRVEVGESLGEALRREVKEEAGFDCEPITLLLIQEQGPQWIRFIFLARVTGGNIKSLPAADQESLQASWWDRQSVLPLRGRDILRLIDCGLKYRQDPWHPVTLPVDLSCRHVLQRLVLVFTNSDEQIWILLLKAPGLHLPTAAAVKTHAVTWAANMVVQEAMPSAYHDHDVNTLGVFSLQHNGRQHGKTDGVCFNTLVALVPDRVQRNEDGEKVAFIPAGQPPPVENPRYVWLEVRKPTLREKLLEKTKNTSILPLHSLY
- the sdhaf1 gene encoding succinate dehydrogenase assembly factor 1, mitochondrial is translated as MARHSKLQKQILALYRHFLRAGQDKPGFIPRIRDEFRENARIKKTDVMHIEYLYRRGQRQLEQLKDVNTKQLGSFSKPQDQS